A genomic segment from Bdellovibrio sp. ArHS encodes:
- a CDS encoding TldD/PmbA family protein: protein MLDLQRTLNQVKTAADWVSLRHVTEKTTQRRVRDEKVDGNSVFFDQGVMVEVLVNGHFGFSGTSDLTESGIKRALGKAVAMARSGASQKVHNFTTAQRPATQGSYSSPILRPMDSISAKEISDVLVDATCAMKVSDKILSRSAGAMIVETAFHSVTSSGAEVRQNFSIVSTDFSATAGGAGETQTRSDGGGLARCLQIGAEVFNRADILNRSKRIAEESVELLLADNCPNETLDLLLAPDQMTLQVHESIGHPLEYDRILGDERNYAGWSFVKPEDFGKLQYGSPLMNVTFDPTVADAMASYAFDDSGLPATKEFLIQDGVLVRGLGGLESQARLNLPGVANFRSASWNRAPIDRMANINLEPGTSKFQDMIASVERGVFMMANKSWSIDDYRNKFQFGCEYAKLIENGKITKTLKNPNYRGTTVKFWNGLKAVSENRETYGSPFCGKGEPNQVIRVGHTTPYCLFANVEVFGA, encoded by the coding sequence ATGCTCGATTTACAACGAACCCTCAACCAAGTGAAAACGGCCGCAGACTGGGTCAGTTTACGTCACGTCACTGAAAAAACCACACAACGCAGAGTCCGCGATGAAAAAGTCGACGGCAATTCTGTCTTCTTTGATCAAGGTGTGATGGTCGAGGTTTTAGTCAATGGCCACTTCGGCTTTTCCGGAACGAGTGATCTGACCGAGTCTGGGATCAAAAGAGCCCTAGGCAAAGCCGTGGCGATGGCGCGATCTGGGGCCTCACAAAAAGTCCACAATTTCACCACCGCGCAACGTCCTGCGACTCAAGGAAGTTATTCCTCGCCAATTCTTCGTCCGATGGATTCTATTTCTGCAAAAGAGATCTCTGATGTTCTGGTCGACGCCACTTGCGCCATGAAGGTGTCTGATAAGATCTTGAGCCGCTCGGCCGGAGCGATGATTGTCGAAACAGCTTTTCATTCCGTCACTTCTTCTGGCGCTGAGGTCAGACAAAACTTTTCCATCGTCAGTACGGACTTTTCGGCCACAGCGGGAGGCGCCGGCGAAACCCAGACGCGTTCCGATGGTGGGGGCCTCGCTCGTTGTCTGCAAATTGGCGCGGAAGTTTTCAATCGTGCCGATATTTTGAACCGCAGCAAACGCATTGCTGAAGAATCCGTAGAGTTGCTTCTTGCTGACAACTGCCCGAATGAGACTTTGGATCTGTTGTTAGCCCCGGATCAGATGACCTTGCAAGTGCACGAATCCATCGGCCACCCTCTGGAATACGACCGCATTCTGGGCGATGAACGCAATTATGCCGGTTGGAGCTTCGTTAAGCCTGAGGACTTCGGAAAACTTCAGTACGGCTCGCCCCTGATGAACGTCACTTTTGATCCGACCGTCGCTGATGCCATGGCTTCTTACGCGTTTGATGATTCAGGTCTTCCAGCCACTAAAGAATTTTTGATTCAAGACGGTGTTCTGGTACGAGGTTTGGGAGGACTTGAATCCCAAGCCCGCTTGAATCTTCCTGGCGTTGCCAACTTCCGTTCGGCATCGTGGAATCGTGCGCCCATTGATCGCATGGCCAACATCAACTTGGAACCCGGGACCTCCAAATTCCAAGACATGATTGCCTCCGTCGAGCGCGGCGTGTTTATGATGGCCAATAAATCCTGGTCGATCGATGATTACCGCAATAAATTCCAGTTCGGTTGCGAATATGCAAAGCTTATCGAAAACGGAAAAATCACGAAGACACTGAAGAATCCAAACTATCGCGGCACCACTGTGAAATTCTGGAATGGTTTAAAAGCGGTCAGCGAAAATCGCGAAACCTACGGTTCTCCCTTCTGCGGCAAAGGGGAACCTAATCAGGTGATCCGTGTCGGTCACACAACTCCGTATTGCCTGTTTGCGAATGTCGAAGTGTTTGGTGCATAG
- the epmA gene encoding EF-P lysine aminoacylase EpmA: MTRKDYLNLIWNPYPPMPPDAQVAGRIYKIERDGDLLKLTLIRDNKIHKIEFASAPAYSEFLSEGDVVAIISATELVLLAPQKTSLPSRSYNKNLLQQWALYVQGLRDFFTQEGFLELKTPSLVPCPGTEPSLDVFATLLQVGSRKEKLYLPTSPELHLKKALALGAEKIFEIATCYRNGEITERHQPEFLMLEWYRAYDTLAAIKKDVENLVSFLAQRMNVPGPRKVRSYSIAELFQTYCGFTLRPETTKEELQALAEKIGVDVRSAESIDDYFFLIFMEKIESVLPSDELIFVEKYPPYQAALARLTEDGWGDRFEVYWQGLELANAFHELNDPAIQRLRSAEDLEKKKDLQKEVISLDEEFFQCLEAGMPPSGGIALGVERLFMALLGVGSISEVKVFPQA; this comes from the coding sequence TTGACACGAAAAGACTATCTCAACCTCATTTGGAATCCTTATCCCCCGATGCCTCCCGATGCGCAGGTCGCGGGCCGAATCTACAAGATCGAAAGGGATGGGGACCTTCTTAAGCTGACCCTGATTCGCGATAATAAAATTCACAAAATTGAATTTGCCTCGGCTCCTGCTTATTCCGAATTTTTAAGTGAAGGTGATGTTGTGGCGATTATTTCCGCAACGGAACTTGTGCTTTTGGCTCCGCAAAAAACGTCTTTGCCTTCGCGCTCTTACAACAAAAATCTTTTGCAGCAGTGGGCGTTGTATGTTCAGGGTTTGCGGGATTTTTTCACGCAGGAAGGATTTCTAGAGCTGAAAACGCCATCGTTGGTGCCCTGCCCAGGAACAGAACCCAGTCTGGATGTCTTTGCGACGTTGCTTCAGGTGGGCTCGCGCAAAGAAAAGCTTTATCTTCCGACAAGTCCCGAACTGCACCTAAAAAAAGCTTTGGCCTTGGGGGCAGAAAAAATCTTTGAAATCGCGACCTGTTATCGCAATGGCGAAATCACTGAACGCCATCAGCCGGAATTTCTGATGCTAGAGTGGTATCGCGCGTATGACACCTTGGCCGCGATAAAAAAAGACGTGGAAAACCTTGTGAGTTTTCTAGCGCAGCGAATGAATGTTCCCGGCCCGCGCAAGGTGCGCAGTTATAGTATTGCAGAGCTTTTCCAAACATACTGCGGATTCACTTTAAGGCCCGAGACGACCAAGGAAGAACTGCAAGCACTTGCGGAAAAAATCGGTGTCGATGTCAGAAGTGCGGAAAGTATTGATGACTACTTTTTCCTGATTTTTATGGAAAAAATAGAGTCGGTATTGCCTTCGGACGAGCTGATTTTTGTCGAAAAATATCCCCCTTATCAGGCGGCTCTGGCGCGTCTGACGGAAGACGGCTGGGGGGACCGCTTTGAGGTTTACTGGCAAGGGCTGGAATTGGCGAATGCGTTCCATGAACTGAACGATCCCGCGATTCAGCGTCTGCGTTCTGCAGAGGACCTGGAAAAGAAAAAGGATCTGCAGAAAGAAGTGATTTCTTTAGATGAGGAGTTCTTCCAGTGTCTAGAGGCGGGGATGCCTCCTTCCGGAGGAATTGCCTTAGGGGTGGAGCGCCTTTTCATGGCTTTACTGGGAGTGGGGAGCATTTCCGAAGTGAAAGTCTTTCCGCAGGCCTAG